One genomic window of Alphaproteobacteria bacterium includes the following:
- a CDS encoding class I SAM-dependent methyltransferase, protein MTDAALPSRSRKNGDRTGAAAGRLATTRRRFVEAAARSALIDAILRRRACDICEKTGLLAHVAPEGTCVDIGAGLGHMVERIAAHRPSVVCLGLDPNWGVAPAVASRLRHNAPGRARFCRGDGRALPVADGTMSTALVAFVLHHLSSTDQKAVLFEAARVLQPGGTLILLEDTPGSDADRQHIEAADRRLNFEGRNAVHCYLRPDEWRTRLELSGFAIRAAIPFTRVFPPASLRSVPHHAFVCTALPVSE, encoded by the coding sequence GTGACCGACGCCGCGTTGCCATCGCGCAGCCGCAAGAACGGCGACAGGACAGGCGCCGCCGCGGGCCGCCTCGCGACCACGAGGCGTAGGTTTGTCGAGGCAGCGGCCCGCAGTGCACTGATCGATGCGATCCTCCGGCGGCGCGCGTGCGACATCTGCGAAAAGACCGGGCTGCTCGCTCACGTGGCCCCGGAGGGAACCTGTGTCGATATCGGCGCAGGATTGGGCCACATGGTCGAACGCATCGCAGCGCACCGGCCCAGCGTCGTCTGCCTGGGCCTGGACCCGAACTGGGGCGTAGCGCCGGCGGTCGCATCGCGACTGCGACACAATGCGCCGGGCCGAGCACGATTCTGCAGAGGCGACGGGCGTGCACTGCCGGTGGCCGATGGCACCATGTCCACGGCCCTCGTCGCGTTCGTATTGCATCATCTGAGCTCGACGGACCAGAAGGCCGTGCTGTTCGAGGCAGCGCGTGTACTACAACCTGGCGGCACCCTCATCCTGCTCGAGGATACGCCGGGATCGGACGCGGACCGGCAACACATCGAGGCCGCCGACCGCAGGCTGAATTTCGAAGGCAGGAACGCAGTGCACTGCTATCTTCGGCCTGACGAGTGGCGCACACGTCTGGAACTGAGCGGCTTCGCAATCCGCGCCGCGATCCCTTTCACGCGCGTTTTTCCGCCCGCGTCGCTGCGATCGGTGCCGCATCACGCCTTTGTCTGCACCGCGCTGCCTGTGTCGGAGTGA
- a CDS encoding HdeA/HdeB family chaperone: MTRNAATTIRLAFALLLGSAVAQPALAQATNMATYTCAMFMAADGEDQVAVAYWIDGYLSRETSDLVVDTATLLDNIFQLREVCPGNPDVRILQFFGF; this comes from the coding sequence ATGACCCGCAATGCTGCCACGACGATCCGTCTCGCATTCGCCTTGCTGTTGGGATCGGCCGTTGCACAGCCTGCGCTGGCGCAGGCCACGAACATGGCCACCTACACCTGCGCGATGTTCATGGCTGCCGATGGGGAGGACCAGGTGGCCGTCGCCTACTGGATCGACGGCTACCTGAGCCGTGAGACCTCCGACCTCGTGGTCGACACCGCGACCCTGCTGGATAACATTTTTCAGCTGCGAGAGGTCTGTCCCGGGAACCCGGACGTCCGCATTCTGCAGTTCTTTGGTTTCTAG